A portion of the Magnolia sinica isolate HGM2019 chromosome 17, MsV1, whole genome shotgun sequence genome contains these proteins:
- the LOC131231599 gene encoding pre-mRNA-processing-splicing factor 8A-like, with the protein MQVEVALRDLILSDYAKKNNVNTSALTQSEICDIILGAEITPPSQQRQQITKIKKQAREASQLITVTTRTTIVHGDELIVTTTSPYEQAAFGSKTDWCVRAISTTNLYLRVNHIYVNTEDIKETSYTYIMPKNILKKFICIADLRTQIAGYLYGIRPQITLK; encoded by the exons ATGCAGGTAGAGGTTGCTCTGAGAGATCTTATACTCTCAGATTATGCCAAGAAGAATAATGTAAACACCTCGGCACTGACACAGTCTGAAATTTGTGATATAATACTGGGGGCTGAGATAACTCCACCTTCACAACAAAGGCAACAGATTACGAAGATTAAGAAGCAG GCGAGAGAAGCAAGCCAACTTATAACAGTCACAACAAGGACAACAATTGTGCACGGTGATGAACTCATTGTCACCACAACAAGCCCCTATGAGCAAGCAGCATTTGGTTCTAAAACTGATTGGTGTGTTAGAGCAATCTCAACGACGAATCTATATCTTAGAGTCAATCATATTTATGTGAACACTGAGGACATTAAG GAGACAagctacacatacatcatgcccaAGAACATTTTGAAGAAGTTTATTTGCATAGCAGATCTTCGGACTCAAATTGCAGGATATTTGTATGGCATAAGGCCCCAAATAACCCTCAAGTGA